The following are encoded together in the Ignavibacteriales bacterium genome:
- the purS gene encoding phosphoribosylformylglycinamidine synthase subunit PurS — protein sequence MFKAKVIIKRRPSILDPQGKAVEKGAQHLGLSNIKDTRIGKFIEFTVDTVDESSARSEVDEYCRKLLANLIMEDYEFTLEKFS from the coding sequence GTGTTCAAAGCAAAAGTTATTATCAAGCGCCGCCCCTCCATTTTAGATCCTCAAGGTAAAGCAGTTGAAAAAGGTGCTCAACATTTGGGACTGAGTAATATTAAAGATACCCGCATTGGAAAGTTTATTGAGTTTACTGTTGATACGGTTGATGAATCTTCAGCAAGATCAGAAGTTGATGAATACTGTAGAAAACTCCTCGCAAACCTGATAATGGAAGATTACGAATTTACACTTGAGAAATTTTCATGA
- a CDS encoding twin-arginine translocase TatA/TatE family subunit, with translation MLVIIFAILLLFGATKIPELAQGLGKGLKEFKKGLKDVEDEIKTASTDDKKIEEKK, from the coding sequence TTGCTCGTAATCATATTTGCAATTCTACTTCTTTTTGGCGCTACAAAGATTCCTGAATTAGCTCAGGGACTTGGCAAAGGACTAAAAGAATTCAAAAAAGGTTTGAAAGATGTTGAAGATGAAATAAAAACAGCTTCAACTGACGATAAAAAAATTGAGGAGAAGAAGTAA
- the purQ gene encoding phosphoribosylformylglycinamidine synthase subunit PurQ — protein MSNKFGVVVFPGSNCDHDAYHVLKNINGFSVNFLWHKQTDLKNSDVVILPGGFSYGDYLRTGSIARFSPIMNSVIEFAEKGGIVLGICNGFQILLEAGLLPGVMLKNKSLQFVCKDVYLSIENSNTVFTKLFENQKVIKVPIAHGEGNYFTDEETLTRLEKNNQIVFKYSNADGSITDEANPNGSLSNIAGIINDKGNVLGMMPHPERCSDPVLGKTDGNFLFQSINKFILN, from the coding sequence ATGAGTAATAAATTCGGTGTAGTTGTTTTCCCCGGTTCAAATTGCGACCACGATGCATACCACGTATTAAAAAACATAAATGGATTTAGCGTTAATTTTCTCTGGCACAAACAAACAGATTTGAAAAATTCTGATGTAGTTATTTTGCCGGGTGGATTTTCTTACGGTGATTATCTTCGCACTGGCTCTATCGCAAGGTTTTCTCCAATTATGAACTCCGTAATTGAATTTGCTGAAAAGGGCGGGATCGTTCTCGGTATTTGTAATGGCTTTCAAATTTTACTCGAAGCAGGACTATTACCCGGAGTTATGTTGAAAAATAAATCACTTCAATTTGTCTGCAAAGATGTTTATCTTTCCATTGAAAATAGTAACACTGTTTTCACAAAGTTATTTGAAAATCAGAAAGTCATCAAGGTTCCAATTGCACACGGCGAAGGGAATTATTTCACAGATGAGGAAACATTAACACGTCTTGAAAAAAACAATCAGATTGTTTTCAAATATTCAAATGCTGATGGCAGTATCACTGATGAAGCAAATCCTAATGGTTCACTTTCGAATATTGCGGGAATCATAAATGATAAGGGAAATGTACTTGGAATGATGCCCCACCCCGAAAGATGTTCTGATCCTGTGCTCGGCAAAACCGATGGTAACTTTCTTTTTCAATCAATAAATAAATTTATTTTAAATTGA